The uncultured Campylobacter sp. sequence ATTTGCGCTAGCCTCGGCGGTTGCGATGATGTAGTAGGTCGCGATATCGTATTTGGAGCTACAAAGATCGCGGTAAACGATCTCATGCCCGAATGATTTTAGCTTTTCTATAGCCGAATTTAGAGCCTCTTTGACCTGCTGCGAGGCTTCGTCCACGTAGTTTTTTATAACTGCGATCTTAAGCTTGCGATCCGCGTTTAGCTTATCCGCGGTGCTTTCGTAAGCGCCCGCGTAGCTCGTGCTGTCCATCTCGTCGCGGCCTGCGATGATGTCGTATAAAATCGCCGCGTCCTCGACGCTACGCGTGATCGGCCCTATCTGATCGAGGCTGCTCGAATACGCCGCAAGCCCGTAGCGACTGACCCTGCCATAGCTCGGCTTAAAGCCTACGCAGCCGCAAAATGCCGCCGGCTGGCGGATCGAGCCGCCCGTATCGCTTCCGAGTGCGGCAACGGTGATATTTGCCGCTACGGCAGCTGCGCTTCCGCCGCTACTGCCGCCGGGTACGCGCGAGTGATCTGTCGGATTGAGAGTTTTGCCGTAGAATGAGCTCTCGGTCGTGCTTCCCATCGCAAACTCATCCATATTCGTTCGCCCAAACGGCGCTAAACCGCGCTCGCGTAGCTTTTTGATCACCGTCGCGTCGTATGGTGCTACGTAGCCTTGCAAAATTTTGCTCGCCGAGGTAACGCTCCAATCTTTTACCTGAATGTTATCTTTGATCGCGATCGGCACGCCCTCGCCGCTGATGTTTAAAGCCTCGCCCGTGAGCTGCTCGACGTAGGCGCCGAGCTCTTTGGTTTTTAAAATTTTATCCTTTAGCTCCGCTCTAAGCGCCGAAATTTCATCCGCGCTCAGCTTTAGAGCCTCTTTCAAACTTATCATCTGCCATCCTTAAATTTATTCACGAAATAGATCCCCACGCCCGTCGCTACGCAGATCAGCGCGATCGTAAAAAATACGAAGCCGAGACTTATGGGGTTAGCGAGCATGCATGACCTTCGCGCAGCGCGGGCAGAGCTCATCAGGCTCTTTTGCGTTAAATTTCCAGCATCTCGGGCATTTGTGCTTCGATGATTTTACGAGGCGGAAAATTTCGTCGTTTATCTTAAACTCCGCTAGAGCTTCTCCGCTTTGCAGAGTATCCACGTCGCTTACCATGAACCAATCCGCCACGCCTAGGATGTCGTTTGATAAAATTTCGTTCGAGCTCGTTTCTAAAACCAACTCAAGCGTCGATTTGATGATCTTGTCCTTTTTTAGCGCGTCGATAAGCTCGAAAAATTTCTCTCTCGATTTGATTAGAATTTCGTCAAATTCTAGAAAATCGTCAAATTCTACCTGCTTGTAGATTAGATCGAAAGCGTCCTGCTTGCCCTCTTTGATGATTTGCGGCGCGAACTGCATTACTTCGTCAATCGTGTAGGTTAGCGTAGGCGCGATCAGAGGCAGCAGAGCTCGTGTAATCAGAGCGATCGCGCTTTGCGCGCTTCTGCGGCGCGGCTCGTCGGGTGCGTCGCAGTAGAGTCTGTCTTTGCAGATATCAAGATAAATTCCGCTCAAATCGGCGCTTAAGAAATTTAGCAAGGCGTTGAAGCCCTTTGAAAAATCGTAGTTTCTAAACGCCGCTTCCGCGCTCGCAAAGGCGTTTGCCGCGCGCGTTAGGATCCAGCGGTCAAGCCGCGTAAAATTACCCGTCTCGATCTCGCCCAGATCGCTGGTGCTTGCGAGCAGAAATCTTATCGTATTTCGGATCTTGCGGTACTGTTCGCTTACCTGCTTTAGGATATTGTCGCTGATCTTCAGATCAGTCGAATAATCGCTCATCGCAACCCAAAGACGTAAAATTTCCACGCCGTGGCTCTTGGCGACCTCTTGCGGATAGACGACGTTTCCGACTGATTTACTCATCTTCTGACCCTTCTCATCGACGGTAAATCCGTGCGTGAGGATGCTCTTGTACGGCGCGCATTCGTTAATCGCGCAGCTTAGAAGCAGTGAGCTTTGAAACCAGCCGCGGTGTTGGTCACTGCCCTCAAGATACATATCCGCGGGGAATTTGCCTGCATCGTAGGCGCCGCTTTGTAGCACCGCTTTCCACGTAGAGCCGCTATCGAACCAAACGTCTAAGATATCCATCACCTTTTCTAAATTTTCAGGCTTATAGCTGCTGTCCTGCGGCAAGAGCTCCGAAATTTCCATCTGCCACCAAGCATCCGCGCCCTTGGCTTTAAAAATTTCGTAGATATTATTTAAAATTTTCTCATCAAAAATCGGCTCTTTGGTGCTTTTATCGCGGAAAAACGCGATCGGCACGCCCCAATCCCTTTGGCGAGAGATACACCAATCGGGGCGGTTTTCTATCATCGAGCTTAAGCGGTTGATGCCGCTTTGCGGATAAAATTTAACCTTTTCGATCTCTTCTAATGCCACTTGACGCAGCGTCTTGCCGCTAAGTTTAGGCTCGTCCATCGCGATAAACCACTGCTTCGTCGCGCGGTAGATTACCGGCTTGTGCGTACGCCAGCAGTGTGGATAGGAGTGGACGAATTTGCCGGACTTGATAAGCGCGGGGCCTAGAAGCTCTAAAATTTTCTCGTTTGCTTTGAAAATATGCATCCCCACGAGCTCATCTACGACGTCTGCGCGGAAAAGCTTTTTGGTTTTAAGAGTTTGATCGAAACAGCCGCCCTCATCCACGGGCATCAGCACTTCGATGCCGTATTTAAGCCCTACGAAATAATCGTCCTCGCCGTGCCCCGGAGCCGTATGCACGAGTCCGGTGCCGCCGTCCATTAAAACATGCTCGCCGAGGATAAACTTTGAAATTCTATCGTTTAGCGGATTGATCGCGTTTAAGCCCTCAAGCTCGGTAGCCTTAAATTCTTTTACGATCTTGCCTTCTGTGATGCCCAGGCTTACGAGGCTTTCGACCAAAGGTTTTGCAAGGATTAAATTTTCGCTCGTCAGCGCGTAAATTTCATTCGGGTTCAAAGATATTGCGCCGTTTGCAGGCAGCGTCCAAGGCGTGGTCGTCCAGATGACCGCTTTGGCGCCTTTTGCGCCGATTTTAGCGTTCGCTTCACCGCTTAGATCAAACGCCACGAAGATCGAGTAGTCCTCTTTATCTTTGTACTCGACCTCGGCTTCTGCAAGCGCGCTTTTTGCCGCCCAGCTCCAAAACACGGGCTTAGAGCGCTCGATTAGAATTCCTTTTTTCGCGATCTGGCAGAGCGCCTTGTAAATTTCAGCCTCAAACTCAAATTTTAGCGTCAGATACGGGTCATTCCAGTCGCCCAAAATCCCCATATCTTTAAATTCATTGCGCTGCACGTCGATGAACTCTTTGGCGTGCTGACGGCAAAGCTCGCGGATCTGCACTTTTGAAAGCGATTTTTTCTTATCTCCGAGTTTGATCTCTACTTGCTGCTCGATCGGTAGGCCGTGGCAGTCCCAGCCCGGCACGTAGCGGATATCCTCGCCGAAGAAATAATGGGTTTTGGTGATGATGTCTTTTAAAATTTTATTCAGCGCGTGGCCGATGTGGAGGTGTCCGTTAGCGTACGGCGGGCCGTCGTGGATATTAAAGCTGACGCTTGCGCCCTTGCGCCTAGCTTTCATCTTTTCGTAAATTTTACGCTCGTCGTACCATGCCTTAAACCGCGCAGGTTCGTTTTGCGGTAGCGCGCCTCGCATCGCAAAGTCCGTCGTAGGAAGAAAGAGAGTATCTTTGTAGTCCATATTTGTACCTTTTCGTGTCTTAAAAAATTTGTGAAGTTTATCCAAAACGCCATTAAAAAGCTCTGAAAGAGCAGTCTGCGTTTATGCTATAATGTGCGAAAATTTAATGAGGGTCTTTATGAAAAATATCATCCTTGTAATCGGCGAGGAGATCCGCTACGACGCGGCTTTGATGAGCTATATTTCTCGCAGCTACGAACGAGTTTTTGGGCGGATCGACGATCTGAAATTCTTAAGTGAAAACGATAAGGTTTTGCCCTTCGCGCTTGAAAAGATGATCGATTCGTACGATTTTATCACGATCTTTGCGGCAAACTCCGCCTACGCGGTAGTCGGAAAAATTTTATCGACGCTCTCTTTCGATTCGCTCGAGCTGAAAAACGGAGAAACCCTAGCGCCCTCGATGGCGCGCGCGGTGGCGAAAAACAGCTTCCTGCTAAACGTCAGAGGCTGCTCGGTAAACGTGATCAAGGCGCTTTGCTTGCAGAGCTTACCGCCGATCCTCCAAGACGCGCCGAGCGCGG is a genomic window containing:
- the ileS gene encoding isoleucine--tRNA ligase, which codes for MDYKDTLFLPTTDFAMRGALPQNEPARFKAWYDERKIYEKMKARRKGASVSFNIHDGPPYANGHLHIGHALNKILKDIITKTHYFFGEDIRYVPGWDCHGLPIEQQVEIKLGDKKKSLSKVQIRELCRQHAKEFIDVQRNEFKDMGILGDWNDPYLTLKFEFEAEIYKALCQIAKKGILIERSKPVFWSWAAKSALAEAEVEYKDKEDYSIFVAFDLSGEANAKIGAKGAKAVIWTTTPWTLPANGAISLNPNEIYALTSENLILAKPLVESLVSLGITEGKIVKEFKATELEGLNAINPLNDRISKFILGEHVLMDGGTGLVHTAPGHGEDDYFVGLKYGIEVLMPVDEGGCFDQTLKTKKLFRADVVDELVGMHIFKANEKILELLGPALIKSGKFVHSYPHCWRTHKPVIYRATKQWFIAMDEPKLSGKTLRQVALEEIEKVKFYPQSGINRLSSMIENRPDWCISRQRDWGVPIAFFRDKSTKEPIFDEKILNNIYEIFKAKGADAWWQMEISELLPQDSSYKPENLEKVMDILDVWFDSGSTWKAVLQSGAYDAGKFPADMYLEGSDQHRGWFQSSLLLSCAINECAPYKSILTHGFTVDEKGQKMSKSVGNVVYPQEVAKSHGVEILRLWVAMSDYSTDLKISDNILKQVSEQYRKIRNTIRFLLASTSDLGEIETGNFTRLDRWILTRAANAFASAEAAFRNYDFSKGFNALLNFLSADLSGIYLDICKDRLYCDAPDEPRRRSAQSAIALITRALLPLIAPTLTYTIDEVMQFAPQIIKEGKQDAFDLIYKQVEFDDFLEFDEILIKSREKFFELIDALKKDKIIKSTLELVLETSSNEILSNDILGVADWFMVSDVDTLQSGEALAEFKINDEIFRLVKSSKHKCPRCWKFNAKEPDELCPRCAKVMHAR
- the gatA gene encoding Asp-tRNA(Asn)/Glu-tRNA(Gln) amidotransferase subunit GatA, with the protein product MISLKEALKLSADEISALRAELKDKILKTKELGAYVEQLTGEALNISGEGVPIAIKDNIQVKDWSVTSASKILQGYVAPYDATVIKKLRERGLAPFGRTNMDEFAMGSTTESSFYGKTLNPTDHSRVPGGSSGGSAAAVAANITVAALGSDTGGSIRQPAAFCGCVGFKPSYGRVSRYGLAAYSSSLDQIGPITRSVEDAAILYDIIAGRDEMDSTSYAGAYESTADKLNADRKLKIAVIKNYVDEASQQVKEALNSAIEKLKSFGHEIVYRDLCSSKYDIATYYIIATAEASANLSRYDGVRYGNRAKALNLKELYANTRGEGFGDEVKRRMLLGTFVLSSGYYDAYYIKAQKARAFIKSEYEEILKDADLIFMPIAPGVAYKFGELSDPLRAYLSDIYTIGVNLAGLPAISVPVAKNKEALNISAQLIGRAYDEQTVLDGGLSLEKIVKG